The following are from one region of the Noviherbaspirillum sedimenti genome:
- a CDS encoding YifB family Mg chelatase-like AAA ATPase, translating into MSLAVLKSRALTGMQAQEVTVEVHLANGLPAFTIVGLPDTEVKEARDRVRAALQNGRFDFPARRITVNLAPADLPKESGRFDLPIALGILAASGQIPAHELDRYEFAGELSLSGELRPIRGALAMTYAMRNSGAAAGRQRAFILPQANADEAALVMDAAILPATTLQQVCAHFAAPQGEDRLTRHQAAAATQTAIPRYPDFTEVKGQLHAKRALEVAAAGGHSILMVGPPGTGKSMLAARFPGILPPMSDEEALESAAVRSLTGVFTAANWKARPFRAPHHTASGVALVGGGGNPRPGEISLAHRGVLFLDELPEFDRRVLEVLREPLESGRITISRAARQADFPARFQLVAAMNPCPCGYLSHATNKCRCTPDQVGRYQSRISGPLLDRIDLQIQVASLPQEDLLKEAAGESSQTIAARVERAFARQLQRQEKANHVLSTAEIDRHCRPDAAAEQLLRTAMTRLHWSARAYHRVLKVARTIADLGDAAVIGQDHVAEAIQYRRALREQQDAPGGNR; encoded by the coding sequence ATGAGCTTGGCCGTCCTGAAAAGTCGCGCACTGACCGGCATGCAGGCGCAGGAAGTGACGGTCGAGGTACATCTGGCCAATGGCTTGCCCGCGTTTACCATTGTTGGCCTGCCCGATACCGAGGTGAAGGAAGCCCGCGATCGCGTGCGCGCGGCCCTGCAAAACGGCCGCTTCGACTTCCCCGCACGGCGCATCACCGTCAACCTGGCGCCTGCCGACCTGCCCAAGGAATCCGGCCGCTTCGACTTGCCGATCGCCCTCGGCATCCTGGCCGCATCCGGACAAATTCCCGCGCATGAACTGGACCGCTATGAATTTGCCGGCGAACTCTCGCTGTCGGGCGAATTGCGGCCGATCCGCGGCGCACTGGCGATGACTTACGCCATGCGCAACAGCGGCGCCGCCGCCGGTCGCCAGCGCGCCTTCATCCTGCCGCAGGCCAACGCCGACGAAGCCGCCCTGGTGATGGACGCGGCCATTCTTCCGGCCACCACGCTGCAGCAGGTATGCGCCCACTTCGCTGCGCCGCAAGGCGAAGACCGCTTGACGCGCCATCAGGCCGCAGCGGCGACTCAGACGGCCATACCGCGCTATCCGGACTTCACCGAGGTCAAGGGCCAGTTGCATGCCAAGCGGGCGCTGGAAGTGGCTGCCGCCGGCGGCCACAGTATCCTCATGGTGGGACCGCCCGGCACCGGCAAATCGATGCTGGCAGCGCGTTTCCCCGGCATTTTGCCGCCGATGTCCGACGAGGAAGCGCTGGAGTCGGCCGCGGTGCGATCGCTGACCGGCGTATTCACCGCTGCCAACTGGAAAGCGCGACCGTTTCGCGCGCCGCACCATACCGCTTCGGGCGTAGCCTTGGTGGGCGGCGGCGGCAACCCGCGCCCCGGTGAAATTTCATTGGCCCACCGCGGTGTGCTGTTTCTGGATGAATTGCCGGAATTCGACCGCCGCGTCCTGGAAGTCTTGCGCGAGCCGCTGGAGTCCGGCCGCATCACGATTTCCCGGGCGGCGCGCCAAGCCGATTTTCCGGCGCGTTTCCAACTGGTGGCGGCGATGAATCCCTGTCCTTGCGGCTATCTCAGTCATGCCACCAACAAGTGCCGATGCACACCTGACCAGGTGGGGCGCTACCAGAGCCGGATTTCCGGACCGCTGCTGGATCGCATCGACTTGCAAATCCAGGTGGCGTCATTGCCGCAGGAAGACTTGCTCAAAGAAGCCGCTGGCGAAAGCTCGCAGACCATCGCCGCACGCGTCGAGCGCGCTTTCGCGCGCCAGCTGCAGCGGCAGGAAAAGGCCAATCATGTGCTGTCCACCGCGGAAATCGATCGCCATTGTCGCCCCGATGCGGCTGCCGAACAATTGCTGCGCACCGCGATGACACGGCTGCACTGGTCGGCGCGCGCCTATCATCGTGTCTTGAAAGTCGCGCGCACGATCGCAGATCTGGGCGACGCTGCGGTCATCGGTCAGGATCATGTGGCAGAAGCGATCCAGTACCGACGCGCCTTGCGCGAACAGCAAGACGCTCCCGGAGGAAATCGATGA
- a CDS encoding aminoacyl-tRNA synthetase — translation MRMSDEEYFRSCVAKERHLAQLLGHHNVEEFYESAGTLWNGNKALPKWTRDWKACGPLLAEYALALAFPREAEQAHGKCVQIGDIVVPFADHPSKDRAVMVAIVKAVIFQLEHHKTTKSH, via the coding sequence ATGCGCATGAGCGATGAAGAATATTTCCGCAGTTGTGTAGCCAAGGAGCGGCATCTGGCGCAATTGCTGGGCCATCACAATGTCGAAGAGTTCTATGAAAGTGCCGGCACTTTGTGGAATGGCAACAAGGCATTGCCAAAATGGACACGCGACTGGAAGGCCTGCGGGCCGCTGCTGGCCGAATACGCCCTGGCACTCGCCTTCCCCAGGGAAGCGGAACAGGCGCATGGCAAATGCGTGCAAATAGGCGATATCGTGGTCCCCTTTGCCGACCATCCGAGCAAGGACCGGGCCGTCATGGTTGCCATTGTCAAGGCGGTCATTTTTCAGCTGGAACACCACAAAACCACAAAATCGCACTAG
- a CDS encoding alpha/beta fold hydrolase: protein MNNVQDSLHEDAWVEHPHGRIFVRTWHPVKGKDGAVAGSPIVLFHDSLGCVDLWRDFPALLSESTGRSVIAYDRLGYGKSDPRSGKPSPNFIADEAETYFPAVCEQLGFKRFIAFGHSVGGGMAVYCAAKFSNACEGLITESAQAFVEDRTVQGILAAKESFKQEGQIARLKKYHGDKATWVLNAWTETWPDPDFSGWSLENVLPKVTCPLLVIHGNHDEYGSLRHPEMIAKRSGGPLRVEIMADTYHVPHREHEQTIIELAKDFIGSIKYIPPDHSRDAIG, encoded by the coding sequence ATCAATAACGTCCAAGACAGCCTCCATGAAGATGCATGGGTAGAGCATCCCCACGGACGAATCTTTGTTCGCACCTGGCATCCCGTGAAAGGCAAGGATGGCGCGGTGGCCGGCAGTCCCATCGTGCTTTTTCACGACTCCCTGGGCTGTGTCGACCTGTGGCGTGATTTTCCTGCCCTGCTAAGCGAGAGCACGGGGAGAAGCGTCATTGCCTATGACCGACTGGGATATGGAAAATCCGACCCGCGTTCTGGCAAGCCAAGCCCGAATTTTATTGCCGATGAAGCGGAAACTTATTTCCCGGCGGTATGTGAACAACTGGGCTTCAAACGCTTCATCGCCTTTGGTCACAGCGTTGGGGGCGGCATGGCGGTATATTGCGCTGCCAAATTCTCGAACGCATGTGAAGGGCTCATCACTGAATCAGCGCAAGCGTTTGTCGAGGATAGGACCGTGCAAGGCATCCTGGCGGCGAAAGAATCGTTCAAACAAGAGGGGCAAATTGCGCGCCTGAAGAAATATCACGGCGACAAGGCGACATGGGTTCTGAATGCCTGGACCGAGACATGGCCCGACCCTGATTTTTCTGGGTGGTCACTCGAGAATGTCTTGCCCAAAGTTACTTGCCCCTTGCTCGTGATTCATGGTAATCATGACGAATATGGCTCATTGCGTCATCCCGAAATGATCGCAAAGCGATCTGGTGGCCCCTTACGCGTCGAAATTATGGCAGACACTTACCATGTTCCGCACCGCGAACACGAACAAACCATTATCGAACTGGCCAAGGATTTTATCGGGTCAATCAAATATATTCCGCCTGACCACAGCCGCGATGCGATAGGATAA
- a CDS encoding PaaI family thioesterase yields the protein MNLLNEIGPHLSGFEQLKTMLQADRRPGIGETLDIRLVEVDDGRVVLESIPDIHLYNPFGIVQGGFSATMLDFACGYAVMSRMVPGQSISTIELKISYHKAMNKDTGKIRAEGKIISLGRRVAFTEARLTDLDGKLYASATSSLIVLSA from the coding sequence ATGAATCTGCTGAACGAAATTGGGCCACACCTGTCCGGATTCGAACAACTCAAGACCATGCTGCAGGCAGACCGGCGGCCCGGCATCGGTGAAACACTCGACATCCGTCTCGTTGAAGTTGATGACGGCCGCGTCGTGCTCGAGTCAATACCGGACATTCATCTCTATAACCCGTTCGGCATCGTCCAGGGTGGATTTTCCGCCACCATGCTGGACTTCGCCTGCGGCTATGCCGTCATGTCCCGAATGGTTCCCGGGCAGAGCATTTCAACCATTGAACTCAAAATCTCCTATCACAAGGCCATGAACAAGGATACGGGGAAAATCCGGGCGGAAGGCAAGATTATTAGCTTGGGACGTCGCGTCGCATTCACGGAGGCGCGCCTGACCGATCTTGACGGAAAACTCTATGCCTCAGCCACGTCCAGTCTGATTGTGCTGTCAGCGTGA
- a CDS encoding DUF169 domain-containing protein, which produces MENQSNNLDLVQLSQELENVLKLRTPPFGIKMFETVEAMQAIPKLRRPTAIHTTDQIIAQAARLGWTVGITADDLVGDQCRAVIGLTKQDETWLAGEPMAGVWYATKDDAAAHQAAMHCVPHGRYAAMVVSPVRSNRLNPPDIVLFYATPGAMIYFINGLQWSGYRRFDWSVVGESACADSWGRALATRQPSLSLPCFAERRYGGVLDDEMLMAIAPEDLKKALDGMRALSGNGLRYPFAQYGIQQDVRAGLGVSYGETAGKKAASP; this is translated from the coding sequence ATGGAAAACCAGAGCAATAACCTGGATCTGGTCCAGCTGTCGCAGGAACTGGAGAATGTCCTGAAATTGCGCACCCCGCCATTCGGCATCAAGATGTTCGAAACGGTGGAAGCCATGCAAGCCATTCCCAAACTGCGCCGGCCAACCGCGATCCATACGACCGACCAGATCATTGCCCAGGCAGCACGTCTGGGCTGGACAGTCGGCATCACCGCCGACGACCTGGTCGGCGATCAGTGCCGCGCAGTGATCGGACTAACCAAACAGGATGAAACCTGGCTGGCCGGCGAACCGATGGCCGGGGTCTGGTATGCGACCAAAGACGATGCCGCCGCCCACCAGGCTGCCATGCATTGCGTGCCGCACGGACGCTATGCCGCCATGGTGGTGTCGCCGGTGCGCAGTAACCGCCTCAATCCGCCGGATATCGTGCTGTTTTATGCAACCCCTGGCGCCATGATTTATTTTATCAATGGCTTGCAATGGTCTGGCTACCGCCGCTTCGACTGGAGCGTGGTGGGCGAATCGGCTTGCGCCGATTCCTGGGGACGCGCGCTGGCGACAAGGCAGCCAAGCCTGTCGCTCCCCTGCTTTGCCGAGCGGCGTTACGGCGGCGTGCTGGACGATGAAATGCTGATGGCAATTGCGCCCGAGGATTTGAAAAAGGCGCTCGATGGCATGCGCGCCCTGTCCGGCAATGGCTTGCGCTACCCCTTTGCCCAGTACGGCATCCAGCAAGACGTGCGCGCCGGCCTTGGCGTCAGTTATGGTGAAACTGCAGGCAAAAAAGCGGCGTCACCCTGA
- a CDS encoding AMP-binding protein: MQKPSYVHGAHNVPLIGETIGSYLDSIAERFGDQPALVVPYQNVRWTYREFQQRANRLAAGLLKLGLQPGERIGIWSQNNSEWVLTQFATAKAGLVLVNINPAYRRSELEYVLGKVGCSALILSPAFKSSNYIEIVEDVVPEIKHSRIGVLHAPHLPTLKHVIRMGRDKSAGMLNFDDLLTSVNDDDLKHLADVAATLQFDDPVNIQFTSGTTGAPKGATLTHHNILNNGFFIGEAMRLTEKDKLCIPVPLYHCFGMVLGNLACVTHGAAMVYPGEGFDPKAVLETVQTERCTGLHGVPTMFIAILDHPDFKNYDLSSLRTGIMAGSPCPTEVMTRVIKQMHMSQITITYGMTETSPASFQSSVDDPVDLRVSTIGRVHPHLEVKIIDADGKIVPRGTKGELLTRGYSVMLGYWGDEEKTREAIDAAGWMHTGDLAVIDENGFCSIVGRSKDLVIRGGENIYPREIEEFLYRHPKVLDVQCVGVPDKKYGEELCACIILRPGMQADAEEIRSFCNGQIAHYKIPRYVQFVDAFPMTVTGKIQKYLLRQQVANDLNLSTE, from the coding sequence ATGCAAAAGCCAAGCTATGTTCACGGCGCCCATAACGTGCCGCTGATCGGCGAAACGATCGGTTCATATCTGGATTCGATAGCGGAACGCTTTGGCGACCAGCCAGCCCTCGTGGTTCCATACCAGAACGTACGCTGGACTTACCGGGAATTCCAGCAGCGCGCCAATCGTCTTGCCGCTGGCTTGCTCAAGCTCGGCTTGCAGCCGGGCGAGCGCATCGGCATCTGGTCGCAAAACAATTCCGAATGGGTGCTCACCCAGTTTGCAACAGCCAAAGCCGGCCTGGTGCTGGTCAACATCAATCCAGCCTACCGCCGCTCGGAACTCGAATACGTGCTCGGCAAGGTCGGGTGCAGCGCCCTGATTCTCTCGCCGGCCTTCAAGTCGAGCAACTATATCGAGATCGTCGAAGATGTCGTCCCCGAAATCAAGCATTCCAGGATCGGCGTCTTGCATGCCCCGCACCTGCCGACGCTGAAACACGTCATCCGCATGGGCCGCGACAAGTCTGCCGGCATGCTCAATTTTGATGACTTACTAACTTCCGTCAACGACGACGACCTCAAGCACTTGGCCGACGTCGCCGCGACGCTGCAGTTCGATGATCCCGTCAATATCCAGTTCACTTCCGGCACGACCGGCGCGCCCAAGGGCGCCACGCTCACGCACCACAATATCCTGAACAATGGCTTTTTCATCGGCGAAGCCATGCGGCTGACCGAGAAAGACAAGCTGTGCATCCCGGTGCCGCTCTACCATTGCTTCGGCATGGTGCTGGGCAATCTCGCCTGCGTCACGCATGGCGCCGCGATGGTGTATCCCGGCGAAGGCTTCGATCCCAAGGCCGTGCTGGAAACGGTGCAAACCGAACGCTGCACCGGCCTGCATGGCGTGCCGACCATGTTCATCGCCATCCTCGACCATCCGGACTTCAAGAACTACGATCTGTCGAGCCTGCGCACCGGCATCATGGCGGGATCACCCTGCCCGACCGAAGTCATGACGCGCGTGATCAAGCAGATGCACATGAGCCAGATCACCATCACCTACGGCATGACGGAAACCTCGCCGGCCAGCTTCCAGAGTTCGGTGGATGATCCAGTCGACCTGCGCGTGTCCACGATTGGCCGCGTGCACCCGCACCTCGAAGTCAAGATCATCGACGCCGACGGCAAGATCGTGCCGCGCGGCACCAAGGGCGAATTGCTCACGCGCGGCTACTCGGTGATGCTGGGTTACTGGGGCGACGAGGAAAAGACCCGGGAAGCGATCGATGCCGCCGGCTGGATGCATACGGGCGATCTCGCAGTCATCGATGAAAATGGCTTTTGCAGCATCGTCGGCCGCTCCAAGGACTTGGTCATTCGCGGCGGCGAAAACATTTATCCGCGCGAGATCGAGGAATTCCTCTACCGTCATCCGAAGGTGCTGGATGTGCAATGCGTGGGCGTGCCGGATAAAAAATATGGTGAAGAACTGTGCGCCTGCATCATCCTGCGACCCGGCATGCAAGCCGATGCCGAGGAAATCCGCAGCTTTTGCAACGGGCAGATCGCCCATTACAAGATCCCGCGCTATGTCCAGTTTGTCGATGCATTTCCGATGACGGTCACCGGCAAGATCCAGAAATACCTGCTGCGCCAGCAAGTCGCCAACGACCTCAACCTGAGCACGGAATAA
- a CDS encoding ABC transporter substrate-binding protein, with the protein MHLKLRKISLAVTLAVAGMASASAQVSNDVVKIGVLTDLSGLYSDLSGQGSIIAAKMAIEDFGKTVLGKPIEIVTADSLNKADVAASKAREWVDQQNVDVLMDLVPTNVALAVMEVAQQKNKLAIVVGSASSTITNDKCNANSSHWMYDTYSSSVGTGKALVKRGADSWFFLTADYAFGKSLEKDVSDVVTGAGGKVLGSVKHPLNASDFSSFLLQAQNSKAKVIGLANAGGDTVNAVKQAGEFGIAAKGQLVAPLLMFISDVHSIGLNYSQGMYLTEGFYWDLNDETRAWSKRFFSAHKRMPTMAQAGMYSAVLHYLKSVKAAGTDETAAVNKKMRELPISDVVIPKGKLREDGRVVHDMLLLQVKKPSESKAPWDYYKVIGTVPGDEAFRPLAQSNCPLVKK; encoded by the coding sequence ATGCACCTCAAACTCAGGAAGATTTCGCTCGCCGTCACCCTGGCCGTCGCCGGCATGGCATCGGCATCCGCGCAGGTCAGCAATGATGTCGTCAAGATCGGCGTCTTGACGGACTTGTCCGGCCTGTACTCGGACCTGTCGGGCCAGGGATCGATCATCGCCGCAAAAATGGCGATCGAGGATTTCGGCAAGACCGTACTGGGAAAACCCATTGAAATCGTCACGGCCGACAGCCTCAACAAGGCCGATGTCGCCGCCTCCAAGGCGCGCGAATGGGTCGACCAGCAAAATGTCGACGTTCTGATGGACCTGGTGCCCACCAACGTTGCCTTGGCAGTGATGGAAGTGGCGCAGCAGAAGAACAAGCTGGCCATCGTGGTCGGCTCCGCCTCCAGCACCATCACCAATGACAAATGCAACGCCAACAGCTCGCACTGGATGTATGACACCTACTCGAGCTCCGTCGGCACCGGCAAGGCGCTGGTCAAGCGCGGCGCCGACAGCTGGTTCTTCCTGACCGCGGATTATGCCTTCGGCAAGTCGCTGGAAAAAGACGTTTCCGACGTCGTCACCGGCGCCGGCGGCAAGGTTCTCGGTTCAGTCAAGCATCCCCTGAACGCCAGCGATTTTTCTTCCTTCCTGCTGCAGGCGCAAAATTCCAAGGCCAAGGTCATTGGCCTGGCCAACGCTGGCGGCGACACTGTCAACGCCGTCAAGCAAGCCGGCGAATTCGGCATTGCCGCCAAAGGCCAGCTGGTTGCGCCCTTGCTGATGTTTATCAGCGATGTGCATTCCATCGGCCTCAATTATTCGCAGGGCATGTACCTGACGGAAGGCTTTTACTGGGATCTGAATGATGAAACCCGCGCCTGGTCCAAGCGCTTTTTCTCCGCGCACAAGCGCATGCCGACCATGGCGCAGGCGGGCATGTATTCTGCCGTCTTGCACTACCTGAAGTCCGTCAAGGCTGCCGGCACCGACGAGACCGCGGCCGTCAATAAAAAGATGCGTGAACTGCCGATTTCCGACGTGGTCATCCCGAAGGGAAAACTGCGCGAAGATGGCCGCGTGGTTCATGACATGCTGCTGCTGCAAGTCAAGAAGCCTTCGGAATCCAAGGCGCCATGGGATTACTACAAAGTCATCGGCACCGTGCCTGGCGATGAAGCCTTCCGCCCCCTGGCGCAATCCAACTGCCCGCTGGTAAAAAAATAA
- a CDS encoding isovaleryl-CoA dehydrogenase — MTTQFLDFPSLSFDHGEDIAALREAVQQFAQAEIAPRATEIDHSDQFPMDLWKKFGDLGLLGITVEEEYGGSAMGYLAHIIALEEISRASASVGLSYGAHSNLCVNQIRRNGSHVQKLKYLPKLISGEHVGALAMSEPNAGSDVVSMKLRADKKGDRYVLNGNKMWITNGPDADILVVYAKTDPAAGPRGITAFLIEKGFKGFSIAQKLDKLGMRGSHTGELVFQDCEVPEENIIGGLGKGVNVLMSGLDSERTVLSGGPLGIMQACMDVAIPYIHDRKQFGQAIGEFQLMQGKIADMYSTMMACKSYVYAVGQACDRAKTPEAVRALRKDAAGAILYSAEKATWMAGETIQALGGNGYINEYPAGRLWRDAKLYEIGAGTSEIRRMLIGRELFGETQ; from the coding sequence ATGACGACGCAATTCCTCGATTTCCCCAGCCTGAGTTTTGACCATGGCGAAGATATTGCTGCACTTCGTGAGGCAGTGCAGCAATTCGCTCAAGCGGAAATTGCACCGCGCGCAACCGAAATCGACCATAGCGACCAGTTCCCGATGGACCTCTGGAAAAAATTCGGTGACTTGGGCCTGTTGGGCATTACGGTGGAGGAAGAGTACGGCGGCAGCGCCATGGGCTACCTGGCACATATCATCGCGCTGGAAGAAATTTCCCGCGCTTCGGCTTCGGTCGGCCTGTCGTATGGCGCGCATTCGAACCTGTGCGTCAACCAGATCCGCCGCAACGGCAGCCACGTGCAAAAGCTGAAGTACCTGCCGAAGCTGATTTCAGGCGAGCATGTCGGCGCCCTGGCGATGTCGGAGCCGAACGCCGGCTCGGATGTGGTCAGCATGAAGCTGCGCGCCGACAAAAAGGGCGACCGCTATGTCTTGAACGGCAACAAGATGTGGATCACCAATGGCCCGGATGCCGATATTCTGGTGGTGTATGCCAAGACCGATCCAGCAGCCGGTCCACGCGGCATCACGGCCTTCCTGATCGAGAAGGGTTTCAAGGGTTTCTCGATTGCGCAAAAGCTCGACAAGCTGGGCATGCGCGGCTCGCACACCGGCGAACTGGTATTCCAGGATTGCGAAGTGCCGGAAGAAAACATCATCGGCGGTCTTGGCAAAGGCGTCAACGTGCTCATGTCGGGGCTGGATTCCGAGCGCACCGTGCTCTCGGGTGGTCCTTTGGGCATCATGCAGGCGTGCATGGATGTGGCGATTCCCTACATTCATGACCGCAAGCAGTTCGGCCAGGCCATTGGCGAATTCCAGCTCATGCAAGGCAAGATCGCCGACATGTATTCGACCATGATGGCGTGCAAGTCGTATGTGTATGCTGTGGGCCAGGCGTGCGACCGCGCCAAGACGCCGGAAGCCGTGCGCGCCTTGCGCAAGGATGCGGCCGGGGCGATTCTGTACAGCGCCGAGAAGGCGACCTGGATGGCGGGCGAGACAATCCAGGCGCTGGGTGGCAATGGCTATATCAACGAGTACCCCGCTGGCCGCCTGTGGCGCGATGCCAAGCTGTATGAAATCGGCGCCGGCACGTCGGAAATACGCCGCATGCTGATCGGCCGCGAGCTGTTTGGCGAAACCCAGTAA
- a CDS encoding TetR/AcrR family transcriptional regulator: MVARQVFSEQGYEKSTVLEIARSMDVSEATVFSYFTSKRDLCMQVIKVWYDEISSELEREVPLIIGTRAQLHFIVRKHLATLMHEGTGMCKLVLSEGRTVDEEFAEMQADLRRRYTAPLKKVFSTAQRSGEIRQDMPLPLLRDLVYGATEHVLWDYVVTNNKPDIDTTAAQLTDMFWSSLVPLPADLKKLAQFHVEVADALRRLDVPAEGNARIAANAR; this comes from the coding sequence ATGGTTGCCCGTCAGGTCTTTTCCGAACAAGGCTACGAGAAATCCACCGTGCTGGAAATTGCACGGAGCATGGATGTGTCGGAAGCGACGGTTTTTTCCTATTTCACCAGCAAGCGCGACCTGTGCATGCAAGTCATCAAGGTTTGGTACGACGAAATCTCTAGCGAGCTGGAGCGCGAAGTGCCGTTGATCATCGGCACGCGTGCGCAACTGCATTTCATCGTCCGAAAACATCTGGCGACTCTGATGCATGAGGGTACCGGCATGTGCAAGCTGGTGCTCAGTGAAGGCCGCACTGTCGATGAAGAATTTGCCGAGATGCAGGCCGACCTGAGGCGCCGCTATACGGCGCCACTCAAGAAAGTGTTTTCGACGGCACAACGCTCCGGTGAGATTCGCCAGGACATGCCGCTGCCGCTGTTGCGCGATCTCGTGTATGGCGCCACGGAGCACGTACTGTGGGACTACGTGGTGACAAACAACAAGCCGGACATCGACACGACGGCTGCACAGTTGACCGACATGTTCTGGAGTTCCTTGGTGCCCTTGCCCGCCGACTTGAAGAAACTGGCGCAATTCCATGTCGAGGTGGCAGATGCCTTGCGGCGGCTTGATGTTCCCGCAGAAGGCAACGCCCGCATTGCCGCCAACGCCCGCTAG
- a CDS encoding accessory factor UbiK family protein, which translates to MNKPNFLDDLQAKIQHAIDNSPVKDVEKNVKAMLNQGFSRLDLVTREEFDIHVQVLAKTRSKLEELEARVAELEEQLKKNAPQ; encoded by the coding sequence ATGAACAAGCCCAATTTCCTTGATGATTTGCAAGCCAAGATCCAGCATGCCATCGACAATTCGCCGGTCAAGGATGTCGAAAAGAATGTCAAAGCCATGCTCAACCAGGGGTTTTCACGCCTGGACCTGGTGACCCGTGAGGAATTCGATATTCACGTCCAGGTCCTGGCAAAGACCCGAAGCAAGCTCGAAGAGTTGGAAGCGCGCGTGGCAGAACTGGAAGAGCAGCTGAAAAAAAATGCGCCGCAGTAA
- a CDS encoding TorF family putative porin, whose translation MLTAAVLATFAAPAFAEAPASPHTFTGNLTVASDYRFRGISQTFGKPAVQGGFDYAHSSGFYVGNWNSNVSGNQYPDGASLEMDFYGGYKFEPVAGLTADVGLLKYYYPGASIAGVRPDALELYVGASYKWFSAKYSHAVNDEYFGLTNADGSYYLDLNANVEIADKTTLGLHVGHQKFKNSGALDYTDYKIGVARDFGFATIGLAYVGSNADSALYTYSNASGSKSKDVSKDAVVLSLSKTF comes from the coding sequence ATGCTTACTGCAGCAGTCCTCGCAACTTTTGCAGCACCCGCTTTCGCCGAAGCACCGGCTTCGCCGCATACCTTTACCGGCAATCTGACGGTCGCATCCGATTATCGTTTCCGTGGCATTTCCCAAACCTTCGGTAAGCCAGCGGTGCAGGGCGGCTTTGATTATGCCCATTCCAGCGGTTTCTATGTCGGCAACTGGAACTCCAATGTCAGCGGCAACCAGTACCCTGACGGTGCCAGCCTTGAAATGGATTTTTATGGCGGCTACAAGTTTGAGCCTGTGGCTGGTTTGACTGCTGATGTCGGTCTGCTGAAATATTACTACCCAGGTGCGTCGATCGCCGGCGTGCGCCCGGATGCGCTTGAATTGTATGTCGGCGCCTCCTATAAGTGGTTCTCGGCCAAATACAGCCATGCAGTCAATGACGAATACTTCGGCCTCACCAATGCCGATGGTTCCTATTATCTCGACCTGAATGCCAACGTCGAAATCGCTGACAAGACCACGCTCGGCTTGCATGTCGGCCACCAGAAATTCAAGAATTCCGGCGCCCTCGACTATACCGACTACAAGATCGGCGTGGCGCGCGACTTCGGCTTTGCCACGATCGGCCTGGCATACGTCGGTTCCAATGCTGATTCGGCACTCTATACGTATTCCAACGCCAGCGGCTCCAAGTCGAAAGACGTGAGCAAAGACGCGGTTGTTTTGTCGTTGTCGAAAACCTTCTAA
- the glnK gene encoding P-II family nitrogen regulator: MKLITAIIKPFKLDEVREALSGIGVQGITVTEVKGFGRQKGHTELYRGAEYVVDFLPKTKIEAAVDDDIVERAIEAIESSARTGKIGDGKIFVYDLQQVVRIRTGETGKEAL, encoded by the coding sequence ATGAAACTGATTACTGCAATCATCAAACCCTTCAAGCTTGATGAGGTGCGGGAAGCCTTGTCCGGTATCGGCGTGCAAGGCATCACCGTCACCGAAGTCAAGGGCTTCGGCCGCCAGAAGGGCCATACCGAGTTGTATCGCGGCGCCGAGTATGTGGTCGATTTCCTGCCGAAGACGAAAATCGAAGCGGCGGTCGATGACGACATCGTCGAGCGCGCCATCGAGGCAATCGAATCGTCCGCCCGCACCGGCAAGATCGGCGACGGCAAGATCTTCGTCTACGACCTGCAGCAAGTCGTGCGTATCCGTACCGGTGAAACCGGCAAAGAAGCACTCTAA